The following proteins are encoded in a genomic region of Gossypium hirsutum isolate 1008001.06 chromosome D05, Gossypium_hirsutum_v2.1, whole genome shotgun sequence:
- the LOC107905555 gene encoding uncharacterized protein isoform X1: MWGFGGRYYWGRRERVERRRRGGGGIIVVFAWMSSQEKHLKNYVQLYASLGWDSLVCHSEFLNMFFPEKAAALAHDLLKELVEELKIRPCPVVFSSFSGGPKACMYKVLQMIEGSCEVEVNPDDLQLVKECFSGHIFDSSPVDFTSDLGARFVVHPTVLRMSHPPRIASWIANGIASGLDALFLSRFESHRAEYWQTLYASIRMGGPYLILCSETDDLAPYQIIHNFAQRIQQLGGDVKLVKFNGSSHVGHYRDYPVDYRAAVTELLGKASALYFGRIQQLEGEQVGSAGAHDEISEPISNISKTALSPNLSFQGTLLMQSDHFLLPSSIEYYEGRDFGSVQDEQKESLIRLPQPSSIDVNGVLGQILFDVCVPKDVEGWDMKSSDSSSRHPYTSLWRNSHFNPIKCIRRSRL; encoded by the exons ATGTGGGGATTTGGGGGGAGATATTATTGGGGGAGAAGGGAAAGGGTGGAAAGAAGGAGACGGGGAGGGGGAGGGATAATTGTAGTATTTGCTTGGATGTCGAGTCAAGAGAAGCACTTGAAGAACTATGTTCAGCTTTACGCTTCTTTGGGTTGGGATTCATTGGTTTGTCATTCGGAGTTCCTAAACAT GTTCTTCCCCGAGAAGGCTGCAGCTCTAGCACATGATCTTCTTAAGGAACTTGTTGAG GAGCTAAAGATTAGGCCATGCCCTGTggtcttttcatctttttctggTGGCCCTAAGGCCTGCATGTACAAGGTTCTTCAG ATGATTGAGGGATCCTGTGAAGTGGAAGTAAATCCA GATGACCTCCAACTGGTGAAGGAGTGCTTTTCAGGCCATATTTTTGATTCCAGTCCAGTGGATTTTACCAGTGATTTGGGTGCTCGATTTGTTGTTCACCCAACAGTTCTCAGAATGTCTCATCCTCCAAGAATAGCATCATGGATAGCAAATGGCATTGCTTCTGGACTTGATGCTCTCTTCCTCAGCAGGTTTGAATCCCATCGTGCTGAGTATTGGCAGACTCTATATGCTTCTATT AGGATGGGGGGCCCATATCTCATATTATGCTCGGAAACTGATGATCTTGCTCCTTATCAAATCATCCACAATTTCGCTCAAAGAATACAACAACTTGGGGGTGACGTAAAACTTGTTAAGTTTAATGGTTCTTCTCATGTAG GTCATTATCGGGATTATCCAGTTGATTACAGGGCTGCTGTGACTGAGCTTCTTGGTAAGGCATCTGCCTTATATTTTGGAAGAATTCAACAACTTGAGGGTGAACAAGTGGGATCAGCTGGGGCACATGATGAGATCTCTGAGCCAATCTCCAATATCAGCAAAACAGCCTTAAGCCCAAACCTGAGTTTTCAGGGAACTCTTCTGATGCAAAGTGATCATTTCCTCTTGCCTAGTTCAATAGAATACTATGAAGGTAGAGATTTTGGGTCTGTGCAAGATGAACAAAAGGAAAGCCTAATCCGTTTGCCTCAACCCTCAAGCATTGATGTCAATGGGGTTCTTGGTCAAATACTTTTTGATGTCTGTGTCCCCAAGGATGTCGAAGGTTGGGATATGAAGTCATCAGATTCCTCGAGCCGACACCCTTATACTTCTCTGTGGCGGAATTCCCATTTCAATCCAATCAAATGCATTCGTCGGTCCAGACTATAA
- the LOC107905555 gene encoding uncharacterized protein isoform X2 gives MYKVLQMIEGSCEVEVNPDDLQLVKECFSGHIFDSSPVDFTSDLGARFVVHPTVLRMSHPPRIASWIANGIASGLDALFLSRFESHRAEYWQTLYASIRMGGPYLILCSETDDLAPYQIIHNFAQRIQQLGGDVKLVKFNGSSHVGHYRDYPVDYRAAVTELLGKASALYFGRIQQLEGEQVGSAGAHDEISEPISNISKTALSPNLSFQGTLLMQSDHFLLPSSIEYYEGRDFGSVQDEQKESLIRLPQPSSIDVNGVLGQILFDVCVPKDVEGWDMKSSDSSSRHPYTSLWRNSHFNPIKCIRRSRL, from the exons ATGTACAAGGTTCTTCAG ATGATTGAGGGATCCTGTGAAGTGGAAGTAAATCCA GATGACCTCCAACTGGTGAAGGAGTGCTTTTCAGGCCATATTTTTGATTCCAGTCCAGTGGATTTTACCAGTGATTTGGGTGCTCGATTTGTTGTTCACCCAACAGTTCTCAGAATGTCTCATCCTCCAAGAATAGCATCATGGATAGCAAATGGCATTGCTTCTGGACTTGATGCTCTCTTCCTCAGCAGGTTTGAATCCCATCGTGCTGAGTATTGGCAGACTCTATATGCTTCTATT AGGATGGGGGGCCCATATCTCATATTATGCTCGGAAACTGATGATCTTGCTCCTTATCAAATCATCCACAATTTCGCTCAAAGAATACAACAACTTGGGGGTGACGTAAAACTTGTTAAGTTTAATGGTTCTTCTCATGTAG GTCATTATCGGGATTATCCAGTTGATTACAGGGCTGCTGTGACTGAGCTTCTTGGTAAGGCATCTGCCTTATATTTTGGAAGAATTCAACAACTTGAGGGTGAACAAGTGGGATCAGCTGGGGCACATGATGAGATCTCTGAGCCAATCTCCAATATCAGCAAAACAGCCTTAAGCCCAAACCTGAGTTTTCAGGGAACTCTTCTGATGCAAAGTGATCATTTCCTCTTGCCTAGTTCAATAGAATACTATGAAGGTAGAGATTTTGGGTCTGTGCAAGATGAACAAAAGGAAAGCCTAATCCGTTTGCCTCAACCCTCAAGCATTGATGTCAATGGGGTTCTTGGTCAAATACTTTTTGATGTCTGTGTCCCCAAGGATGTCGAAGGTTGGGATATGAAGTCATCAGATTCCTCGAGCCGACACCCTTATACTTCTCTGTGGCGGAATTCCCATTTCAATCCAATCAAATGCATTCGTCGGTCCAGACTATAA
- the LOC107905556 gene encoding putative dihydroflavonol 4-reductase, which yields MKILLTGASGYLGGRLCHALVNRGYTVRALVRRTSDLSGLPSSSPTDGASLELAYGDVTDYPSLLDACSDCDIIFHTAALVEPWLPDHSRFFSVNVGGLKNLLQAAKETKTINKIIYTSSFFAFGPTDGYIADENQIHLEKAFCTEYEKSKAAADKVALQAIAEGMPIVPVYPGVIYGPGKLTTGNVVAQLLIERFNWRLPGYIGRGNDKFSFSHVDDVVEGHIAAMEKGRLGERYLLTGENASFRHVFDIAAIITGTARPKFNIPLGLIEVYGWISVLFARITGKLPLISPPTVHVLRHQWAYTCDKAKLELDYRPRSLKDGLEEMLPWLKSLGVIKY from the exons ATGAAGATACTGCTAACTGGCGCATCGGGTTATCTAGGTGGAAGGCTGTGCCACGCTCTGGTAAACCGCGGCTACACCGTCCGAGCCTTGGTCCGGCGCACGAGCGACCTCTCTGGCCTTCCTTCATCTTCACCCACCGATGGAGCTTCTCTGGAACTCGCGTACGGCGACGTCACCGACTACCCATCCCTCCTGGACGCCTGCTCCGACTGCGACATCATCTTCCACACCGCCGCCCTCGTCGAACCCTGGCTTCCAGATCACTCTAGATTCTTCTCC GTCAACGTTGGTGGTCTGAAGAACCTGTTGCAAGCAGCTAAGGAGACGAAGACGATTAATAAGATCATTTACACGTCTTCGTTCTTCGCTTTTGGTCCTACCGATGGATATATCGCCGATGAGAATCAA ATTCACCTGGAGAAAGCTTTCTGCACGGAGTACGAGAAATCAAAGGCCGCCGCCGATAAGGTTGCTTTGCAAGCTATAGCTGAGGGGATGCCAATTGTTCCGGTTTATCCAGGTGTAATTTATGGCCCTGGCAAGCTTACCACAGGCAATGTTGTTGCTCAATTA ttAATTGAGCGGTTTAATTGGCGATTACCTGGTTACATAGGCCGTggaaatgataagttttcttttAGTCATGTTGATGATGTAGTAGAGGGCCATATTGCAGCCATGGAAAAGGGTCGACTAGGGGAAAGATATTTACTTACGGGAGAAAATGCATCATTCAGGCATGTTTTTGATATAGCTGCCATTATCACTGGAACTGCTAGGCCTAAATTCAACATCCCTTTAGGCTTGATTGAAGTTTATGGATGGATTTCTGTTCTTTTTGCCCGAATTACAGGAAAGCTTCCTCTCATTAGTCCCCCG ACTGTGCACGTCTTAAGACATCAATGGGCATATACTTGTGACAAGGCCAAACTGGAGTTGGATTATAGACCTAGAAGCTTGAAAGACGGGCTTGAAGAAATGCTCCCCTGGTTGAAGAGCTTGGGCGTGATAAAATACTAA